The following are encoded in a window of Phaseolus vulgaris cultivar G19833 chromosome 3, P. vulgaris v2.0, whole genome shotgun sequence genomic DNA:
- the LOC137808387 gene encoding uncharacterized protein, with translation MATQENEEDQIINPFTMLLLNDDAKPGSSTTLHQTAPNHHLLQNHSLPSIQSTITIRQLPSEGLSFQLWPAATSLVSLLDRHRADPPSSPLSATLNGRLRILELGSGTGIVGIVAAATLGGHVTLTDLPHVVPNLKFNADANAGVVGPIGGELAVAPLRWGHADDVETIGREFDLILASDVVYHDHLYEPLLETLRLLMVTKGAEREGKEKMVFVMAHMKRWKKESAFFRKAKKHFHVDVLHSDPPSDGSRVGVVVYRFVGKG, from the coding sequence ATGGCCACTCAAGAAAACGAGGAAGACCAGATAATAAATCCCTTCACAATGCTCCTCCTAAACGATGACGCCAAACCCGGATCCTCCACTACCCTACACCAGACCGCACCCAATCACCACCTGCTCCAGAACCATTCTCTCCCTTCGATTCAATCAACGATCACCATTCGCCAGCTACCTTCCGAGGGCCTCTCCTTCCAGCTCTGGCCCGCCGCCACCTCCCTCGTCTCCCTCCTCGATCGCCACCGCGCCGACCCTCCCTCCAGCCCTCTCTCCGCCACGCTCAACGGCCGCCTCAGGATCCTCGAGCTCGGCTCCGGCACCGGCATCGTGGGAATTGTCGCCGCCGCAACTCTCGGCGGCCACGTGACCCTGACGGACCTCCCTCACGTGGTTCCCAATCTGAAATTCAACGCGGACGCGAACGCGGGGGTGGTGGGGCCTATCGGCGGGGAATTAGCCGTTGCGCCTCTGAGGTGGGGCCACGCTGATGACGTGGAAACGATCGGACGGGAGTTCGATCTTATTCTTGCGTCAGATGTAGTGTATCACGATCACCTTTATGAGCCTCTGCTCGAAACGCTGCGTTTGTTAATGGTAACTAAGGGTGCGGAGAGAGAGGGGAAGGAGAAGATGGTGTTTGTGATGGCCCACATGAAAAGGTGGAAGAAGGAATCGGCGTTTTTTCGGAAGGCGAAGAAGCATTTTCATGTTGACGTTTTGCACTCTGATCCTCCTTCCGATGGATCTAGGGTTGGTGTTGTTGTTTACCGTTTCGTTGGGAAGGGATAG
- the LOC137808386 gene encoding uncharacterized protein, with the protein MFLLRKQGQNQLEIDSTKQDTKVNELRAALGSLSGRRLLYCTDACLRRYLEARNWNVDKAKKMLEETLKWRATYRPEEIRWAEVAHEGETGKVSRANFHDRHGRTVLILRPGMQNTTSAEDNIRHLVYLLENAILNLSEGQEQMSWLIDYTGLSLNTNISLKTARDIIHILQNHYPERLAIAFLYNPPRIFQAFWKAVKFFLDPKTVQKVKFVYPNNKESVELMQSLFDLDNLPSEFGGKTSLMYDHEEFSRLMTEDDVKTAKFWGLDEKPFNPPKKGHAGAEVAPEPVSVQTVVS; encoded by the exons ATGTTCCTTCTTAGAAAGCAAGGCCAGAATCAGCTGGAGATTGATTCCACAAAACAAGATACAAAG GTGAATGAACTCAGGGCTGCTCTTGGGTCCCTCTCTGGTCGTCGACTACTGTATTGCACAGATGCATGTCTAAGGAGATATTTAGAAGCAAGGAATTGGAATGTTGATAAAGCAAAGAAAATGCTGGAGGAAACACTCAAGTGGAGGGCAACTTATAGGCCAGAAGAAATCCGTTGG GCTGAAGTAGCACATGAGGGTGAGACAGGTAAAGTCTCCAGGGCTAACTTTCATGATCGACATGGGAGGACTGTGCTTATTTTGAGGCCAGGAATGCAG aACACAACTTCAGCTGAAGATAATATCAGGCATTTAGTCTATCTATTGGAAAATGCTATCCTAAATCTTTCCGAAGGTCAAGAACAAATGTCGTGGTTGATAGACTACACAGGATTATCACTTAATACGAATATTTCTCTTAAAACAGCTCGCGATATTATTCACATTTTACAAAACCACTATCCAGAAAGGCTTGCTATTGCTTTTCTGTACAATCCACCAAGAATATTTCAGGCTTTCTGGAAG GCCGTCAAGTTCTTCCTGGACCCCAAGACAGTCCAGAAGGTGAAGTTTGTTTATCCCAATAATAAGGAGAGTGTGGAGCTAATGCAATCACTCTTCGACCTAGATAACCTTCCAAGTGAATTTGGGGGGAAAACAAGTTTAATGTATGATCACGAAGAGTTCTCACGGTTGATGACTGAGGATGATGTGAAAACTGCAAAGTTCTGGGGACTTGACGAGAAGCCTTTCAACCCTCCTAAAAAAGGCCATGCTGGAGCAGAGGTGGCACCAGAACCCGTGTCTGTTCAGACAGTAGTTAGTTAG